From one Rhodamnia argentea isolate NSW1041297 chromosome 1, ASM2092103v1, whole genome shotgun sequence genomic stretch:
- the LOC115725991 gene encoding uncharacterized protein LOC115725991 isoform X2: MADQPRIDEAGENPLAELELILESDPLIDEVGFIHPTQLASLNEEGTDGPGPKNLRFWSRDRKLGISTEVILPLYREAKRAFFDAVRDYKMRCSSCSGGEDEGTGSDVMKHGKALLLVSSDFGTAWNSRRWVIKRIAGQTSSLLEIVMKESELVEKIAERSKMNYRAWNHRCWLVSYMTREQVLDELKKSKTWTGLHVADSSSFNYRRRLLTGILEDLCCKEGVASLDCSFEVRHCWKDELDWDEILIKRYVGREALWLYRRFLSLCWIRHFTTHAHSTSCNSNYIAEQTTDPSFFLDKELDLVSSCLAVQDDHFDDFQAQALYSSSYILWLAKQMPSPLEIELRQKLTARNMNDLLSEFCPNSSFLCGSSAEDAEGTQAAQGQL, translated from the exons ATGGCGGACCAACCTCGCATCGACGAGGCTGGTGAGAACCCATTAGCGGAACTCGAGCTCATTCTGGAGTCCGATCCACTCAT CGACGAAGTTGGATTCATTCACCCGACCCAGCTCGCGTCGCTGAACGAGGAGGGCACTGATGGCCCGGGTCccaaaaatttgaggttttggaGCAGGGACCGTAAGCTAGGAATTTCGACCGAGGTAATCCTGCCACTGTACAGAGAGGCAAAGCGTGCGTTTTTCGATGCGGTCCGAGATTATAAGATGCGGTGCAGCTCGTGCAGTGGTGGCGAGGATGAAGGGACCGGAAGTGACGTGATGAAGCATGGCAAGGCTTTGTTGTTGGTGAGCTCTGATTTCGGCACTGCTTGGAATTCAAG GCGTTGGGTGATCAAGAGGATTGCTGGACAAACTTCATCTCTACTGGAGATTGTTATGAAAGAGTCTGAGCTAGTGGAGAAGATAGCCGAG AGATCAAAGATGAATTATCGTGCCTGGAATCATCGGTGTTGGTTGGTTTCATACATGACAAGGGAACAA GTGTTAGATGAGCTGAAGAAGTCCAAAACTTGGACTGGCCTGCATGTTGCTGATAGTTCATCCTTTAATTATCGCAGA CGGCTTTTGACGGGGATCCTAGAGGACCTCTGCTGCAAGGAGGGAGTTGCATCTCTTGATTGCAGTTTTGAAGTTCGTCACTGTTGGAAG GATGAGCTCGATTGGGATGAAATTTTGATAAAGAGATATGTTGGCAGAGAG GCTTTGTGGCTCTACCGTCGCTTTCTCTCCCTGTGCTGGATAAGACATTTCACTACTCATGCCCATTCTACTTCCTGCAATTCCAATTACATTGCTGAACAGACCACGGACCCCAGCTTCTTCTTGGATAAGGAGCTGGACCTTGTCAGCTCCTGTTTGGCTGTCCAAGATGATCACTTTGATGATTTCCAAGCGCAAGCACTGTATTCCAGTAGTTATATCTTATGGTTGGCGAAG CAAATGCCCAGTCCTCTTGAGATTGAACTGCGACAAAAACTGACAGCGAGGAATATGAATGACTTGCTGAGTGAATTTTGCCCCAATAGCTCCTTCCTCTGTGGGTCTTCAGCAGAAGATGCGGAAGGAACTCAAGCTGCGCAAGGGCAGCTATAG
- the LOC115725985 gene encoding exportin-4 isoform X4 gives MQGFSGGGDGATAELAHLQSTMSAIEAACTSIQMHLNPAAAEATILSLSRSPQPYKACQFILENSQVANARFQAAGAIRDAAIREWAFLTAEDRRSLVSFCLGFAMQHAGSPEGYVLAKVSSVAAQLLKRGWHDFSTAEKETFFHQIKQASLGIHGVHVQFIGINFLESLVSEFSPSTSSAMGLPREFHEQCRRSLELDYLKVFYCWTRDAALSVANKITESDSAVDEVKVCTAALRLILQILNWEFQCNSNGKKGVNVFSSGIRQDAGLSNRSECILVQPGPGWRDILISSRDIVWLLNLYTALRQKFSHEGFSIDCPIAVSARKLIMQYCSLTGTIFPSDNGQLQEHHLLQLLSGIIHWIDPPDLVSKQIECGKSERSLFSESPSAAGYFSDYVLVTHQILLSCLCSEMLDGCRALLAMATVTSPTMFNQLLKSIRPFGTFTLLSTLMCEVIKVLMTKAPDEETWSWEARDILLDTWTALLMPLDSAGGIVLLPPEGVDAAATLFTFIVESELKAASASAFNDDVDSDYLHTSISAMDERLSSYALIARAAIDVAIPLLTRHCTERFTRLHQGGGSLDPTETLEEVYSLLLITGHVLADEGEGETPLVPTAIQRHIADSVVPDKNPVVILSQSSGLLNKV, from the exons ATGCAGGGATTTTCCGGAGGGGGAGATGGCGCGACCGCCGAGCTCGCCCACCTCCAGTCCACCATGAGCGCCATCGAAGCCGCCTGCACCTCCATTCAG ATGCATCTAAACCCAGCAGCAGCTGAAGCTACTATATTGTCTCTGTCTCGATCACCTCAACCATACAAGGCGTGCCAATTTATTCTGG aaaactCTCAGGTGGCAAATGCAAGGTTTCAGGCTGCTGGAGCAATACGAGATGCAGCTATCAGAGAATGGGCTTTTCTAACTGCTGAGGACAGGAGAAGCTTGGTTAG TTTTTGTCTTGGCTTTGCTATGCAACATGCTGGTTCACCTGAGGGTTATGTCCTAGCAAAGGTTTCATCAGTGGCGGCTCAGTTGCTTAAAAGAGGCTG GCATGATTTCTCCACAGCTGAGAAAGAGACCTTTTTTCACCAG ATTAAACAGGCTTCTCTTGGGATTCATGGTGTACATGTGCAGTTTATAGgaatcaattttttggaatcCTTG GTGTCAGAGTTTTCTCCTTCTACATCGAGTGCTATGGGCCTTCCTAGGGAGTTCCATGAGCAATGCCGTAGGTCACTGGAGCTGGACTATTTGAAG GTGTTCTATTGTTGGACACGCGATGCTGCTCTAAGCGTTGCAAACAAAATAACTGAGTCTGATTCTGCAGTAGATGAGGTTAAAGTTTGTACAGCTGCACTTCGTCTCATTCTCCAAATTCTGAATTGGGAATTCCAATGCAACTCAAATGGCAAAAAAGGGGTCAATGTTTTCTCAAGTGGGATTAGACAAGATGCTGGATTGTCCAACAGGAGTGAGTGCATCTTAGTGCAG CCTGGTCCTGGATGGCGTGACATCTTAATTTCAAGCAGAGATATTGTTTGGCTGTTGAACTTATACACAGCTCTTAGACAGAAGTTTTCCCATGAAGGCTTTTCAATAGACTGCCCAATTGCAGTTTCTGCTCGAAAGCTTATTATGCAGTACTGTTCTTTGACAGGCACGATATTTCCTTCAG ACAACGGACAACTGCAGGAGCATCATCTGCTACAACTGCTTTCAGGGATTATACACTGGATAGACCCACCAGATCTTGTTTCAAAACAGATTGAATGTGGAAAGAGTGAAAGGTCACTTTTCTCTGAATCACCTTCAGCTGCTGGCTATTTCTCTGACTATG TTTTAGTGACCCATCAAATTCTTCTTTCCTGTTTATGCAGTGAGATGCTTGATGGTTGCCGGGCACTGTTGGCTATGGCAACTGTGACAAGTCCAACTATGTTTAACCAACTCCTTAAATCAATTAG GCCATTTGGTACCTTTACCCTGTTATCTACCTTGATGTGTGAAGTCATAAAAGTCCTCATGACAAAGGCCCCTGATGAGGAAACATGGAGCTGGGAGGCGCGTGATATCTTACTAGATACCTGGACTGCTCTGCTCATG cCTCTGGATAGTGCTGGTGGGATTGTACTACTTCCACCTGAAGGTGTTGATGCTGCGGCCACCCTCTTCACATTCATTGTAGAGTCCGAGCTAAAAG ctgcttctgcttctgcctTCAATGACGATGTTGACTCGGACTACCTTCATACTTCCATTTCTG CAATGGATGAAAGGCTAAGCTCTTATGCTCTTATTGCAAGAGCCGCTATTGATGTTGCAATACCTTTGCTGACAAGACATTGCACTGAACGGTTTACACGTCTACATCAG GGCGGGGGCTCTTTAGATCCAACCGAAACCTTGGAAGAAGTCTACTCTTTGTTATTAATAACGGGCCATGTACTTGCTGATGAAGGCGAAGGAGAGACACCCCTG GTTCCAACTGCTATACAAAGGCATATTGCGGATTCTGTGGTACCAGATAAAAATCCTGTTGTCATCCTTT CTCAATCGTCAGGTTTGCTGAACAAAGTTTGA
- the LOC115725989 gene encoding pentatricopeptide repeat-containing protein At3g04760, chloroplastic, with protein sequence MASVGSLELLPQALPFASQPKPTSHSHRVCTFVRCRHPNHPSEAKTSLNPPKISASAETGPTHVQSPDSKDSHLIKLLGRSCKAGKYSESLYFLERMVNRGYKPDVVLCTKLIKGLFGLRNFEKVVRVMEILEKYGEPDVFSYNAVISGFCKANRVESANRVLQRMRSRGFSPDVVTYNIMIGSLCSRGKLDLALKLLDQLLKDNCLPTVITFTILIEATIMEGGIDEALKLLDEMLSRGLRPDMYTYNAIIRGLCREGLVDRAVEFVKSLNSRGCKPDVISYNILLRALLNQGKWNDGEKLVEEMMAEGCELNVVTYSIFISSLCRDGKIEGAMSVLEVMVEKGLTPDAYSYDPLIAAFCKEGKLDMAIKFLDRMISNGCLPDIVNYNTILATLCKNGKRDQALEIFAKLDEVGCPPNVSSYNTMFSALWSSGDRYRALELISEMISKGIDPDGITYNSLISCLCRDGMVDEALSLLVDMDRSGFNPTVITYNIVILGLSKAHRIDDAIELLVVMVEKGIRPNETTFILLIEGISFAGWRAEAMELANSLTAISAISEDSSTRLNRTFPMLGVYKDLSYMETK encoded by the coding sequence ATGGCATCGGTTGGCTCACTAGAGCTCTTGCCTCAAGCCCTCCCCTTCGCCTCGCAGCCAAAACCCACTTCACATTCGCACCGAGTTTGCACCTTCGTTAGATGTAGACATCCCAATCATCCGAGCGAAGCTAAAACCTCCTTAAACCCACCAAAGATCAGTGCTTCTGCTGAGACGGGGCCGACTCATGTCCAGTCCCCTGATTCCAAGGACTCCCATTTGATCAAGCTCCTCGGTAGGTCTTGTAAAGCGGGCAAGTACAGTGAGTCCCTCTACTTTCTCGAGCGCATGGTAAATAGAGGGTATAAGCCTGATGTCGTCCTTTGCACAAAGCTCATTAAAGGGTTATTCGGGTTAAGGAACTTCGAGAAGGTTGTCCGGGTCATGGAGATTCTGGAGAAGTATGGCGAGCCAGATGTGTTCTCATATAATGCGGTCATTAGTGGCTTTTGCAAGGCGAATCGGGTTGAATCTGCCAATAGGGTACTTCAGAGGATGAGGAGCCGGGGGTTCTCGCCAGATGTTGTCACATATAATATCATGATTGGGAGTCTTTGTAGTAGGGGGAAGCTCGATTTGGCTCTAAAGTTGTTGGATCAGTTATTGAAGGACAATTGCCTGCCAACTGTGATTACATTCACTATATTGATAGAGGCGACTATTATGGAGGGCGGGATTGATGAAGCTCTGAAACTTTTGGATGAGATGTTATCGAGAGGGCTCCGACCAGACATGTACACCTATAACGCTATAATTAGGGGATTGTGCAGAGAAGGACTGGTGGATCGAGCTGTTGAGTTTGTTAAAAGCTTGAATTCTAGGGGTTGCAAGCCCGACGTTATATCTTATAACATCCTCCTGAGGGCACTTTTGAATCAAGGGAAGTGGAATGATGGTGAGAAGTTAGTGGAAGAGATGATGGCGGAAGGTTGCGAACTGAATGTTGTAACCTACAGCATTTTCATTAGCTCTCTGTGTCGTGACGGGAAAATTGAGGGCGCGATGAGTGTCTTAGAGGTTATGGTTGAGAAGGGGTTGACTCCAGATGCTTATAGTTATGATCCGCTGATCGCTGCATTTtgcaaagagggaaaattaGACATGGCGATAAAATTTTTAGATAGGATGATATCTAATGGATGCTTGCCAGATATTGTAAACTACAATACAATCCTTGCCACACTTTGCAAGAATGGAAAGCGTGATCAGGCTTTGGAGATCTTCGCGAAGTTAGATGAAGttggttgtcctccaaatgttAGTTCTTATAACACAATGTTTAGCGCACTCTGGAGCTCTGGAGATAGATATAGGGCTCTGGAGTTGATATCAGAAATGATAAGCAAAGGGATTGACCCTGACGGAATCACCTATAATTCTCTCATATCTTGTTTGTGTAGAGATGGTATGGTGGATGAGGCTCTAAGTTTGTTGGTAGACATGGATAGGAGTGGATTCAATCCAACGGTAATCACTTATAACATTGTTATACTTGGGTTGAGCAAAGCGCATAGGATAGATGATGCcattgaattgcttgttgtcaTGGTTGAAAAAGGAATCCGACCAAATGAAACCACTTTTATATTGTTGATTGAAGGGATCAGTTTTGCAGGATGGAGAGCTGAGGCGATGGAGTTGGCCAATTCTCTTACCGCCATTAGTGCAATATCTGAAGATTCATCTACGCGTTTGAACAGAACCTTTCCCATGCTTGGTGTTTACAAAGATCTTAGTTACATGGAAACTAAGTAG
- the LOC115725991 gene encoding protein prenyltransferase alpha subunit repeat-containing protein 1 isoform X1, producing the protein MADQPRIDEAGENPLAELELILESDPLIDEVGFIHPTQLASLNEEGTDGPGPKNLRFWSRDRKLGISTEVILPLYREAKRAFFDAVRDYKMRCSSCSGGEDEGTGSDVMKHGKALLLVSSDFGTAWNSRKLVASKEESFSTYMDELRLSELILSYSPKSDQAWSHRRWVIKRIAGQTSSLLEIVMKESELVEKIAERSKMNYRAWNHRCWLVSYMTREQVLDELKKSKTWTGLHVADSSSFNYRRRLLTGILEDLCCKEGVASLDCSFEVRHCWKDELDWDEILIKRYVGREALWLYRRFLSLCWIRHFTTHAHSTSCNSNYIAEQTTDPSFFLDKELDLVSSCLAVQDDHFDDFQAQALYSSSYILWLAKQMPSPLEIELRQKLTARNMNDLLSEFCPNSSFLCGSSAEDAEGTQAAQGQL; encoded by the exons ATGGCGGACCAACCTCGCATCGACGAGGCTGGTGAGAACCCATTAGCGGAACTCGAGCTCATTCTGGAGTCCGATCCACTCAT CGACGAAGTTGGATTCATTCACCCGACCCAGCTCGCGTCGCTGAACGAGGAGGGCACTGATGGCCCGGGTCccaaaaatttgaggttttggaGCAGGGACCGTAAGCTAGGAATTTCGACCGAGGTAATCCTGCCACTGTACAGAGAGGCAAAGCGTGCGTTTTTCGATGCGGTCCGAGATTATAAGATGCGGTGCAGCTCGTGCAGTGGTGGCGAGGATGAAGGGACCGGAAGTGACGTGATGAAGCATGGCAAGGCTTTGTTGTTGGTGAGCTCTGATTTCGGCACTGCTTGGAATTCAAG AAAGCTAGTTGCATCAAAGGAGGAGTCCTTCTCTACATACATGGATGAACTACGCTTATCAGAACTTATCCTTTCTTATTCTCCTAAAAGTGACCAAGCATGGAGCCATAG GCGTTGGGTGATCAAGAGGATTGCTGGACAAACTTCATCTCTACTGGAGATTGTTATGAAAGAGTCTGAGCTAGTGGAGAAGATAGCCGAG AGATCAAAGATGAATTATCGTGCCTGGAATCATCGGTGTTGGTTGGTTTCATACATGACAAGGGAACAA GTGTTAGATGAGCTGAAGAAGTCCAAAACTTGGACTGGCCTGCATGTTGCTGATAGTTCATCCTTTAATTATCGCAGA CGGCTTTTGACGGGGATCCTAGAGGACCTCTGCTGCAAGGAGGGAGTTGCATCTCTTGATTGCAGTTTTGAAGTTCGTCACTGTTGGAAG GATGAGCTCGATTGGGATGAAATTTTGATAAAGAGATATGTTGGCAGAGAG GCTTTGTGGCTCTACCGTCGCTTTCTCTCCCTGTGCTGGATAAGACATTTCACTACTCATGCCCATTCTACTTCCTGCAATTCCAATTACATTGCTGAACAGACCACGGACCCCAGCTTCTTCTTGGATAAGGAGCTGGACCTTGTCAGCTCCTGTTTGGCTGTCCAAGATGATCACTTTGATGATTTCCAAGCGCAAGCACTGTATTCCAGTAGTTATATCTTATGGTTGGCGAAG CAAATGCCCAGTCCTCTTGAGATTGAACTGCGACAAAAACTGACAGCGAGGAATATGAATGACTTGCTGAGTGAATTTTGCCCCAATAGCTCCTTCCTCTGTGGGTCTTCAGCAGAAGATGCGGAAGGAACTCAAGCTGCGCAAGGGCAGCTATAG